The following proteins are co-located in the Candidatus Competibacteraceae bacterium genome:
- a CDS encoding pyridoxamine 5'-phosphate oxidase family protein, whose protein sequence is MNFQEQRLMLTLIRDRRWAVLATQGPDGPDASWVTYVPEPDYSGFLLHLSTLSAHTRNLLAHPRAGLAISEPERDDEDPQTLARVTVQGEIAIIPRDRPDYRSAALRYQERLPDAVPRFEFGDFLLLRLTPVRIRFIGGFARAYTLDHDGLRVAAQCTS, encoded by the coding sequence ATGAACTTTCAAGAACAACGCCTCATGCTAACCCTGATCCGCGACCGACGCTGGGCGGTGCTCGCGACTCAGGGTCCAGATGGGCCGGATGCGTCCTGGGTCACCTATGTCCCGGAACCGGATTACAGCGGTTTCCTGCTGCACCTCAGCACGCTGTCCGCCCACACTCGCAATCTGCTGGCCCACCCACGCGCCGGGCTGGCCATCAGCGAACCGGAACGGGACGACGAAGATCCACAGACACTGGCTCGGGTGACGGTGCAAGGCGAGATCGCGATCATTCCCCGTGACCGCCCGGACTACCGGTCGGCGGCGCTGCGCTATCAGGAACGGTTGCCCGATGCGGTGCCCCGCTTCGAGTTCGGCGATTTCCTGCTGCTACGCCTGACTCCGGTCCGCATCCGCTTTATCGGCGGCTTCGCCCGCGCCTACACCCTGGATCACGACGGGCTGCGGGTGGCCGCTCAGTGCACCAGTTGA
- a CDS encoding aminotransferase class V-fold PLP-dependent enzyme: MRLPVYLDYAATTPADPRVVVILSQYLGQDGIFGNPSSNTHVFGRAAARAVETARTQVAALLDTEPGAIIWTSGSTEANNLALFGVMRADARKSRHLVTSKTEHKAVLDVCRRLEREGCAITYLDPNPDGSIPLERLAAALRPDTVLVSLMHVNNETGVAQDLPAIGALLRNHGALLHVDASQSAGKLPLDPQTLPVDLLSLSAHKLYGPKGVGALVVRQRPVRVRLEPLLYGGGQERGLRAGTLPVHQIVAMGEACRIARIEMETEQVRIRRLRDRLWQGLATLGEVELNGHPERNVAGILNISFAGIAAEALLDALPEIALATGSACTSASHEPSHVLRAMGCDAMRMRGAVRFSLGRFTMVEEIDYAIDAVGAAVTRLRELSPVWETRHGSPKHRAVDWAAP; encoded by the coding sequence ATGCGACTGCCGGTTTATCTGGATTACGCGGCAACCACCCCAGCGGATCCTCGGGTTGTCGTCATCCTGAGTCAGTATCTCGGCCAGGACGGCATCTTCGGCAACCCTTCTTCCAACACCCATGTTTTCGGTCGGGCGGCGGCCCGGGCGGTCGAAACCGCCCGGACGCAGGTCGCTGCCCTGCTCGACACCGAACCCGGCGCAATCATCTGGACTTCCGGCTCCACCGAGGCCAATAACCTCGCTTTGTTTGGCGTCATGCGCGCCGATGCCCGCAAGAGCCGGCATCTGGTCACCAGCAAGACCGAACATAAGGCCGTGCTCGACGTTTGCCGGCGGCTGGAACGCGAGGGTTGCGCAATCACCTACCTCGACCCGAACCCGGATGGGTCGATTCCGCTGGAGCGGCTCGCGGCGGCGTTGCGGCCAGACACCGTGCTGGTCTCGCTGATGCACGTCAATAACGAAACCGGCGTGGCGCAGGATCTGCCCGCCATCGGCGCGCTGCTTCGAAACCACGGCGCGCTGCTGCATGTGGACGCATCCCAGAGCGCCGGCAAGCTACCGCTCGATCCGCAAACCCTGCCAGTGGATTTATTAAGCCTCAGCGCGCACAAACTGTACGGTCCCAAGGGCGTCGGCGCACTGGTCGTGCGCCAGCGTCCGGTTCGAGTACGGCTGGAGCCGCTGCTGTATGGCGGTGGTCAGGAACGCGGATTACGGGCCGGCACCTTACCCGTCCACCAGATTGTCGCCATGGGGGAAGCCTGCCGGATCGCCCGCATCGAGATGGAGACCGAGCAGGTCCGTATCCGGCGGCTGCGCGACCGACTGTGGCAAGGATTGGCGACGCTGGGCGAAGTGGAGTTAAACGGCCACCCTGAGCGGAACGTGGCCGGTATCCTCAATATCAGCTTTGCCGGCATCGCCGCCGAGGCGCTACTGGACGCACTGCCGGAGATCGCCCTTGCCACCGGCTCCGCCTGCACCTCCGCCAGCCACGAACCCTCGCACGTACTGCGGGCGATGGGTTGCGATGCCATGCGGATGCGTGGCGCGGTCCGCTTCAGTCTGGGCCGTTTCACCATGGTCGAGGAGATCGACTACGCCATCGATGCGGTTGGCGCGGCGGTCACCCGGCTGCGGGAGCTATCTCCGGTATGGGAGACACGCCATGGAAGTCCGAAACACCGCGCGGTGGATTGGGCGGCACCATGA
- a CDS encoding Rrf2 family transcriptional regulator: MKLSTKGRYAVTAMMHLAIHDKYGPVTLAEISQCQGISLSYLEQLFAKLRKRSLVEGVRGPGGGYRLASSPDQVTVADIISAVDERMDATRCFGHENCQEGRRCLTHELWTDLSRQIFTFLEGITLAQFVERPAVCEVVRRQNGSRRRDRSSERVPASAVA, translated from the coding sequence ATGAAACTGTCGACCAAAGGCCGCTATGCAGTTACCGCCATGATGCATCTGGCCATTCACGACAAGTACGGCCCGGTCACGTTGGCCGAGATTTCCCAATGCCAGGGTATATCGCTGTCCTATCTGGAGCAGTTGTTCGCCAAGCTGCGCAAGCGCAGCCTGGTTGAGGGCGTGCGCGGTCCGGGCGGCGGCTACCGGCTGGCGAGTTCGCCCGATCAGGTCACGGTCGCCGACATCATCAGCGCGGTCGACGAACGGATGGATGCCACCCGCTGCTTCGGTCATGAGAATTGCCAGGAAGGCCGGCGCTGCCTGACGCACGAATTGTGGACCGACCTCAGCCGGCAGATTTTCACTTTCCTGGAAGGTATCACGCTGGCGCAGTTCGTCGAGCGTCCGGCGGTCTGCGAAGTGGTGCGCCGCCAGAACGGTTCGCGCCGGCGCGATCGCTCCAGCGAGCGAGTTCCAGCTTCGGCCGTGGCCTGA
- a CDS encoding DUF1249 domain-containing protein, with amino-acid sequence MILLHAPQTGLLAHDTPGSFAALMDLYERNYINLRRLLPIMPPASTACVSRVVGGLDLHLRILERSRYTSGLTLTYQFHQDDGTVTAEPNLRIRIYHDARMAEVMAAHLRHRAAFAAEFHPGHQADDTHLHARWRTNRFLFKWLAYCLRQGHRFTGQFAHPV; translated from the coding sequence ATGATTCTGCTTCACGCTCCCCAGACCGGATTGCTCGCGCACGACACGCCGGGCAGCTTTGCGGCACTGATGGATCTGTACGAGCGGAACTACATCAACCTGCGCCGGCTGTTGCCGATCATGCCGCCCGCGTCGACCGCCTGTGTCTCGCGGGTGGTCGGGGGCCTGGATCTGCATTTGCGAATCCTCGAGCGCAGCCGTTACACCAGCGGCCTGACTCTAACCTACCAATTTCACCAAGACGACGGCACGGTCACCGCCGAACCCAATCTGCGCATCCGCATCTATCACGATGCGCGCATGGCCGAGGTAATGGCCGCGCACTTACGGCACCGCGCCGCCTTCGCCGCCGAGTTCCATCCCGGTCACCAAGCGGACGACACGCACCTTCACGCCCGCTGGCGGACCAACCGTTTTCTTTTTAAATGGCTCGCCTACTGCCTGCGCCAAGGCCATCGATTTACCGGGCAATTCGCCCACCCCGTCTAA
- a CDS encoding UDP-2,3-diacylglucosamine diphosphatase, translating into MATLFISDLHLDRTRPAIVSLFLDFLERRARWADALYILGDLFEAWIGDDDDAELGYTVAGALRALVESGVPTYFLHGNRDFLVGQAFAAASQARLLPESVVIELAGEPVLLLHGDTLCTDDVEYQAFRAQVRDPAWQAALLAQPLARRRILASQLRETSRQATQLKGTEITDVNPVAVEQALRTHGVNHLIHGHTHRPAIHQWMLDGRPARRAVLGDWYEQGSVLCCDRTGWRLESLSLPGA; encoded by the coding sequence ATGGCCACGCTATTCATCTCCGACCTGCACCTGGACCGGACCCGGCCCGCCATCGTCTCTCTGTTCCTGGATTTTCTGGAACGGCGAGCCCGGTGGGCCGATGCTCTGTATATCCTGGGTGACTTGTTCGAGGCCTGGATCGGCGATGACGACGACGCGGAACTGGGGTATACCGTCGCCGGTGCGCTGCGCGCACTGGTCGAATCCGGCGTACCGACCTATTTTCTGCACGGCAACCGGGATTTCCTGGTCGGCCAAGCTTTCGCGGCGGCGAGCCAAGCGCGGTTATTGCCGGAGAGCGTGGTGATCGAGCTGGCCGGCGAGCCCGTGCTGCTGCTGCACGGTGACACGCTTTGCACCGACGATGTCGAGTATCAGGCGTTTCGCGCCCAGGTCCGCGATCCGGCCTGGCAGGCGGCTCTGCTGGCGCAGCCGCTGGCGCGACGACGGATACTGGCCAGCCAGTTGCGCGAAACCAGTCGGCAGGCCACCCAGTTAAAAGGCACCGAGATTACCGACGTCAACCCCGTGGCGGTGGAACAAGCGCTGCGCACGCACGGCGTTAACCATCTGATCCACGGTCACACCCACCGACCCGCCATCCACCAATGGATGCTGGACGGGCGGCCCGCGCGGCGAGCGGTACTGGGCGACTGGTACGAACAGGGCAGCGTACTGTGTTGCGACAGGACCGGCTGGCGCCTGGAATCCCTGTCTCTGCCCGGTGCGTAG